Proteins co-encoded in one Acidovorax sp. 69 genomic window:
- a CDS encoding DUF2244 domain-containing protein, giving the protein MTGLVFRFATVSGQRIDWRLVRNCSVTPAQLGWMYLSLCVVSLGIASCFWMLGAHLVMPFAWLEILAVGVAFAMYGRHAADGERISLQGSRLVVELETAGRLERAEFDRSRVRVEPKTGDRSLIMLSAQGRSVEVGRYVRPDLRSALASEIRMALRAA; this is encoded by the coding sequence GTGACGGGCTTGGTTTTTCGTTTTGCCACGGTGTCGGGTCAGCGCATTGACTGGCGTCTTGTCCGCAATTGTTCGGTCACGCCGGCGCAGTTGGGGTGGATGTATCTGTCATTGTGTGTGGTGTCTCTGGGCATCGCATCGTGCTTTTGGATGCTAGGTGCCCACCTGGTGATGCCATTTGCATGGCTTGAAATTTTGGCTGTAGGAGTTGCATTCGCCATGTACGGTCGCCATGCGGCGGATGGCGAGAGAATTTCATTGCAGGGCTCACGCCTTGTGGTGGAGCTGGAGACCGCAGGCCGGCTGGAGCGCGCGGAGTTTGACCGGAGTCGGGTTCGTGTAGAACCCAAGACCGGAGACCGCTCACTCATCATGCTGTCTGCGCAAGGTCGATCCGTCGAGGTGGGGCGCTATGTGCGCCCCGATCTTCGATCGGCCTTGGCATCGGAGATCCGCATGGCCTTGCGCGCTGCCTGA
- the coxB gene encoding cytochrome c oxidase subunit II, whose protein sequence is MKSISNKLASLLLIAGAWVGSAAHAVQDLPGGPAVNQLNLAPPVTKIAEEQHFLHWMMLIICTVIFVAVFSVMFYSIWKHRRSRGAKSANFHESVTVEVVWTIVPFIIVIMMALPATKVLVAQKDTTNADLTIKTTGYQWKWGYDYITGEGEGLAFISTLDSSHRVMSDSGNVKDAPANYLLKVDNPMVVPVDKKIRIITTANDVIHAFMVPAFGIKQDAIPGFVRDTWFRAEKIGDYYGQCAELCGKEHAYMPIHVKVVSAEDYTAWVADQKKKAAAKLDDPTKVWALDDIMKRGEKVYAANCAACHQANGKGAGPIKPLDGSAVVLDADHAKQIQVLLKGQNNGAMPAWAQLSDTDIAAVVSYTKNSWSNKTGQLVQPAEIVAQRGK, encoded by the coding sequence ATGAAGAGCATTTCCAACAAGCTGGCTTCTCTGCTGCTGATTGCCGGTGCATGGGTGGGCTCCGCGGCCCATGCCGTTCAGGACCTGCCTGGCGGCCCCGCAGTCAACCAGCTGAACCTGGCACCTCCCGTCACCAAGATCGCAGAAGAGCAGCATTTCCTGCACTGGATGATGCTGATCATCTGCACGGTGATCTTTGTTGCAGTGTTCTCCGTGATGTTCTATTCGATTTGGAAACACCGCCGCTCCAGGGGCGCCAAGTCGGCCAATTTCCACGAGTCCGTGACGGTGGAAGTGGTGTGGACCATTGTTCCTTTTATCATTGTGATCATGATGGCCCTGCCCGCCACCAAGGTGCTGGTGGCGCAGAAAGACACGACCAACGCCGACCTCACCATCAAGACCACGGGTTACCAGTGGAAGTGGGGCTATGACTACATCACTGGCGAAGGCGAAGGCCTTGCCTTCATCTCCACGCTGGACAGCAGCCACCGTGTCATGTCCGACAGTGGCAACGTCAAGGATGCGCCTGCCAACTACCTGCTCAAGGTGGACAATCCAATGGTGGTGCCCGTCGACAAGAAGATTCGCATCATCACCACCGCCAATGACGTGATCCACGCTTTCATGGTGCCTGCCTTCGGCATCAAGCAGGATGCGATCCCCGGTTTTGTGCGTGATACCTGGTTCCGCGCTGAAAAGATTGGCGACTACTACGGCCAGTGTGCCGAGCTGTGCGGCAAGGAGCATGCGTACATGCCCATCCACGTGAAGGTTGTGTCCGCCGAGGACTACACCGCCTGGGTGGCCGATCAAAAGAAGAAGGCTGCCGCCAAGCTGGACGACCCGACCAAGGTTTGGGCGCTGGACGACATCATGAAACGCGGCGAGAAGGTGTATGCCGCCAACTGCGCAGCCTGCCACCAAGCCAACGGCAAGGGTGCCGGCCCGATCAAGCCTCTGGACGGTTCGGCTGTGGTGCTGGATGCAGACCACGCCAAGCAGATTCAGGTGCTGCTCAAGGGGCAGAACAATGGTGCCATGCCAGCATGGGCCCAGCTCAGTGATACCGATATTGCCGCAGTGGTCTCGTACACCAAGAACAGCTGGTCCAACAAGACCGGTCAGCTGGTGCAACCTGCTGAAATCGTGGCCCAGCGTGGCAAGTAA
- the ctaD gene encoding cytochrome c oxidase subunit I, with product MSAVLDNHGHGGDHAHDDHGHHGPTGWRRWVYATNHKDIGTLYLLFAFTMLMVGGVLALLIRAELFQPGLQLVNPELFNQLTTMHGLIMVFGAIMPAFVGFANWMIPLQIGASDMAFARMNNFSFWLMIPAALMLVSSFFMPGGAPAAGWTLYAPLTLQMGPSMDAGIFAMHILGASSIMGSINIIVTILNMRAPGMTLMKMPMFAWTWLITAYLLIAVMPVLAGAITMTLTDRHFGTSFFNPAGGGDPVMYQHIFWFFGHPEVYIMILPAFGIISQIVPAFARKKLFGYASMVYATSSIAILSFIVWAHHMFTTGMPVTGQLFFMYATMLISVPTAVKIFNWIATMWRGSMTFETPMLFAVGFIFVFTMGGFTGLILAMAPIDIQLQDTYYVVAHFHYVLVAGSLFSMFAGVYYWLPKWTGVMYSETRGQIHFWASLIFFNVTFFPMHFLGLAGMPRRYADYPMQFADFNAIASVGAFGFGLAQVYFFLAVVVPAMRGKGEKAPAKPWDGAEGLEWEVPSPAPFHTFENPPKLDATATRVIG from the coding sequence ATGAGCGCAGTTCTCGACAACCACGGGCACGGTGGCGACCACGCACACGACGACCATGGCCACCATGGCCCCACCGGCTGGCGCCGCTGGGTGTATGCCACCAATCACAAGGACATCGGTACGCTGTACCTGTTGTTTGCCTTCACCATGTTGATGGTCGGCGGCGTTCTGGCGCTGCTGATCCGCGCCGAACTGTTCCAGCCCGGACTGCAACTGGTGAATCCTGAGCTGTTCAACCAGCTCACCACCATGCACGGCCTGATCATGGTGTTCGGCGCCATCATGCCGGCCTTCGTCGGCTTCGCCAATTGGATGATCCCGCTGCAGATCGGCGCATCCGACATGGCTTTCGCGCGCATGAACAACTTCAGCTTCTGGCTGATGATCCCTGCCGCACTGATGCTGGTCAGTTCGTTCTTCATGCCTGGCGGCGCCCCCGCCGCAGGTTGGACACTGTACGCGCCGCTGACACTGCAGATGGGCCCCTCCATGGACGCCGGCATCTTTGCGATGCACATCCTGGGTGCGAGCTCCATCATGGGCTCGATCAATATCATTGTGACCATCCTCAACATGCGCGCCCCCGGCATGACGCTGATGAAGATGCCTATGTTCGCCTGGACTTGGCTCATCACCGCCTACCTGCTGATCGCCGTGATGCCTGTGCTGGCCGGTGCCATCACCATGACGCTGACGGACCGCCATTTCGGCACCAGCTTCTTCAACCCCGCTGGTGGTGGCGACCCGGTGATGTACCAGCATATTTTCTGGTTCTTTGGTCACCCCGAGGTGTACATCATGATCTTGCCGGCCTTCGGCATCATCAGCCAGATCGTGCCCGCCTTCGCGCGCAAGAAGCTGTTTGGTTATGCCTCCATGGTGTATGCCACTTCGTCGATCGCCATTTTGTCGTTCATCGTGTGGGCCCACCACATGTTCACGACCGGCATGCCTGTGACGGGCCAGCTGTTCTTCATGTACGCCACGATGTTGATCTCTGTGCCCACGGCTGTGAAGATCTTCAACTGGATCGCCACCATGTGGCGCGGCTCCATGACGTTTGAAACCCCCATGCTGTTTGCTGTGGGCTTCATCTTCGTGTTTACCATGGGTGGTTTCACGGGCCTGATCCTGGCCATGGCGCCCATCGACATCCAGTTGCAGGACACCTACTACGTGGTGGCCCACTTCCACTACGTGCTGGTGGCCGGCTCGCTGTTCTCCATGTTCGCTGGCGTGTACTACTGGCTGCCCAAGTGGACTGGTGTGATGTACTCCGAGACACGTGGCCAGATCCACTTCTGGGCTTCGCTGATTTTTTTCAACGTCACCTTCTTCCCGATGCACTTCCTGGGTCTGGCCGGCATGCCACGTCGTTATGCCGACTACCCTATGCAGTTCGCTGACTTCAACGCCATTGCGTCGGTGGGTGCTTTTGGTTTCGGCCTGGCACAGGTGTACTTCTTCCTGGCTGTGGTGGTTCCTGCCATGCGCGGCAAGGGCGAAAAGGCCCCCGCCAAGCCATGGGATGGTGCCGAAGGTCTGGAGTGGGAAGTTCCATCCCCAGCACCTTTCCACACGTTTGAAAACCCACCCAAGCTGGACGCCACGGCGACCCGCGTGATTGGTTGA
- a CDS encoding cytochrome oxidase small assembly protein gives MTPEQKKSNLRMALILASVAVVFFVGFMVKVVLMSR, from the coding sequence ATGACACCCGAACAGAAAAAAAGCAACCTGCGTATGGCGCTGATCCTGGCGTCTGTGGCTGTTGTTTTCTTCGTCGGGTTCATGGTCAAAGTGGTTCTGATGTCCCGCTGA
- a CDS encoding cytochrome c oxidase assembly protein, whose protein sequence is MSLHRENAKMVGKLVVVAAGMFAFGYVLIPIYKHICEMTGINILSLSERQVPGNGVAGKDVKVPANTQVDKTRTITVEFDANARGPWDFKPAQRSVQVHPGELTTVMYEFQNVQNRRMAAQAIPSYAPRQAAAHFNKLECFCFNQYTLEPGEKKEWPVAFVIDPRLSKDVTTITLSYTFFEVGGKTPAAPESTAAVVLPSPAILGAGS, encoded by the coding sequence ATGAGCCTGCACCGCGAAAACGCCAAAATGGTCGGTAAACTGGTCGTCGTTGCGGCCGGTATGTTTGCCTTTGGCTATGTGCTGATCCCCATCTACAAGCACATCTGCGAAATGACGGGCATCAATATCCTCTCGCTGTCAGAGCGCCAGGTGCCGGGTAACGGCGTGGCGGGCAAGGATGTCAAGGTGCCTGCGAATACGCAGGTCGACAAGACCCGCACGATCACGGTGGAGTTTGATGCGAACGCGCGAGGTCCCTGGGACTTCAAACCAGCGCAGCGCTCGGTGCAAGTGCATCCGGGCGAGCTGACAACGGTGATGTACGAGTTCCAGAACGTGCAGAACCGCCGCATGGCCGCGCAAGCCATCCCCAGCTACGCGCCACGCCAAGCGGCGGCGCACTTTAACAAGCTGGAGTGTTTTTGCTTCAACCAGTACACGCTGGAGCCTGGCGAGAAGAAAGAATGGCCGGTGGCCTTTGTGATTGATCCGCGTCTGTCCAAGGATGTGACAACCATCACCTTGTCCTACACATTTTTCGAGGTAGGGGGTAAGACTCCTGCTGCCCCTGAGTCCACGGCAGCGGTGGTGTTGCCTTCTCCTGCCATCTTGGGCGCTGGATCATGA
- a CDS encoding DUF2970 domain-containing protein translates to MNTPLEPSPVKLLERKGSLLRTVRAVAWSLIGLRKGSEYQQDVEKINPLHIIVVGLMAVFLLVISLIALVNWVV, encoded by the coding sequence ATGAACACCCCACTGGAACCATCTCCGGTGAAGCTGCTGGAGCGCAAGGGCTCGCTATTGCGCACGGTGCGTGCGGTGGCCTGGTCGCTGATCGGATTGCGCAAGGGCAGTGAATATCAGCAGGATGTCGAGAAAATCAACCCGCTGCACATCATTGTGGTGGGATTGATGGCGGTTTTCCTTTTGGTGATCAGTCTGATAGCGTTGGTGAATTGGGTCGTGTGA
- a CDS encoding cytochrome c oxidase subunit 3, with product MSASTHGGTPYYYVPAESRHPVMAAIGLFFVILGAGQWINGHDWGKYSLAVGLVWWLFVLYQWFGDAIRESQGGLYGHKIDLSYRWSMSWFIFSEVMFFGAFFTALWWARAHSVPALGSLDNALLWPDFKAVWPSLAAGVTASPAGIVEPFQTVGPFWLPTINTALLLTSGVTLTIAHHALRENHRGKTIGFMWATVLLGFVFLLVQGYEYYHLYTDLNLKLSSGVFGSTFFMLTGFHGFHVFLGMLMLLVITLRLQKGHFTADKHFGFEGAAWYWHFVDVVWLGLYVLVYWM from the coding sequence ATGAGTGCATCAACCCACGGCGGAACCCCGTACTACTATGTGCCTGCCGAGTCACGCCACCCGGTGATGGCAGCGATCGGTCTGTTCTTCGTCATTTTGGGCGCAGGCCAGTGGATCAATGGCCACGACTGGGGTAAGTATTCCCTGGCCGTGGGCTTGGTGTGGTGGCTGTTTGTTCTGTACCAGTGGTTCGGCGATGCCATCCGTGAGAGCCAGGGTGGTCTGTACGGTCACAAGATCGACTTGTCCTACCGCTGGAGCATGAGCTGGTTCATCTTCTCGGAGGTGATGTTCTTCGGTGCGTTTTTCACGGCGCTGTGGTGGGCGCGCGCTCACTCGGTGCCCGCACTGGGCAGCCTGGACAACGCATTGCTCTGGCCCGATTTCAAGGCGGTTTGGCCCAGCTTGGCAGCAGGCGTTACCGCCTCACCGGCAGGTATTGTGGAGCCCTTCCAGACCGTGGGTCCCTTCTGGTTGCCCACGATCAATACGGCATTGTTGCTGACCTCGGGTGTGACTCTGACCATTGCCCACCACGCTCTGCGCGAAAACCACCGTGGTAAGACCATCGGTTTCATGTGGGCCACGGTGCTGCTGGGTTTTGTTTTCCTGCTGGTGCAAGGCTACGAGTACTACCACCTGTACACCGACCTGAATCTGAAGCTCAGTTCCGGCGTGTTCGGTTCGACGTTCTTCATGCTGACAGGTTTCCACGGTTTCCACGTGTTCCTGGGCATGTTGATGCTGCTGGTGATCACACTGCGACTGCAAAAGGGCCACTTCACTGCCGACAAACACTTTGGTTTCGAGGGCGCTGCCTGGTACTGGCACTTTGTGGACGTGGTATGGCTGGGTCTGTACGTGCTGGTTTACTGGATGTAA
- a CDS encoding twin transmembrane helix small protein — translation MKYLVVLAFIAILASLASALFFMMRNGRDDKRKGNHMAKALAVRVGLSVVLFLCILIAWQLGYIQPTGLPATR, via the coding sequence ATGAAATACCTCGTAGTGCTGGCGTTCATCGCCATTTTGGCCAGCCTGGCATCGGCCTTGTTCTTCATGATGCGCAATGGCCGTGACGACAAGCGCAAAGGCAACCATATGGCCAAGGCGCTCGCCGTGCGGGTGGGGCTATCCGTCGTGCTGTTCCTGTGCATCCTGATTGCCTGGCAACTGGGTTACATCCAGCCCACCGGCCTTCCAGCGACCCGCTGA
- a CDS encoding SURF1 family protein, translating to MTTFRRPTGLRFWLITVAAVAAMLVTASLGRWQLSRAAEKEALQTMLDERGNQPAIDGRTLLSVAAGPSDEVQALVHRAVVLEGRWLPEHTVYLDNRQMQGRPGFFVLTPLQLAGVDSGVVLVQRGWAPRNFQDRTQLPQVLTSGEAVVRVQGRVAAAPSRLYEFQGGDSAQGSSRIRQNLDLAAFRTETGLALAHLMVLQTGEAGEGLQRDWPVVGAGVDKHYGYAFQWFGLCGLIALLYVWFQIVRRFIRPRSQPAA from the coding sequence GTGACCACTTTCCGCCGTCCCACGGGCCTGCGTTTCTGGTTGATCACCGTCGCCGCAGTGGCCGCCATGCTGGTCACGGCGTCGCTCGGGCGCTGGCAGTTGTCGCGCGCTGCTGAAAAAGAGGCCTTGCAGACCATGTTGGACGAACGTGGCAATCAACCTGCCATTGACGGTCGGACGCTGTTGTCAGTCGCCGCTGGCCCCTCAGACGAAGTGCAAGCCCTGGTGCACCGTGCCGTGGTGCTGGAGGGCCGTTGGTTGCCAGAGCACACGGTGTACCTCGACAACCGCCAGATGCAAGGCAGACCCGGGTTTTTTGTATTGACCCCGTTACAGTTGGCTGGTGTCGATTCGGGTGTGGTGCTGGTGCAGCGGGGCTGGGCACCGCGCAACTTTCAGGATCGCACGCAACTGCCCCAGGTTTTGACTTCGGGCGAGGCCGTTGTGCGTGTGCAAGGCCGTGTAGCCGCAGCGCCCTCGCGTCTCTACGAGTTCCAGGGGGGGGATAGCGCACAGGGGTCTTCCCGCATCCGGCAAAATCTCGACCTGGCGGCGTTTCGCACCGAAACTGGTCTGGCGCTGGCCCACCTCATGGTGTTGCAGACTGGCGAAGCCGGCGAGGGCCTGCAACGCGACTGGCCCGTGGTCGGCGCAGGGGTCGACAAACACTACGGTTACGCATTTCAATGGTTCGGGCTCTGCGGCCTGATTGCACTTCTCTATGTCTGGTTCCAAATCGTCCGACGGTTCATTCGCCCGCGCAGCCAGCCTGCCGCCTGA
- a CDS encoding heme A synthase, with protein MTDTQPLYDLAPIAEIMLLGLVIALGPLAWVWVRNRRSSPMRRLQALTVLTLFLTFDLVLFGAFTRLTDSGLGCPDWPGCYGSSSPVGARAEISAAQQAMPTGPVTHGKAWVEMIHRYLATGVGVLIIVLTVSSWVQQRRALRAAAETPPLSPWWPTVTLLWVCLQGAFGALTVTMKLFPAIVTLHLVGGLVLLVLLCVQAVRHSHWARGQSRTAISPSLRRGLVWTGLLLALQIILGGWVSTNYAVLACTTFPTCQDSWWPAMDFAQGFQIWRKLGMLQDGSHISFAALTAIHYVHRLMAYVVLLALGLVVWRFRRSGVLPVQTRWLAGLALLQLITGLSNVVLDWPLVAAVLHTGGAAALVVVMTWAVVSSRTASVLQEFSAPSGASRVSA; from the coding sequence ATGACCGATACGCAGCCGCTTTACGATCTGGCGCCCATTGCAGAAATCATGCTGCTGGGCCTGGTGATCGCGCTGGGCCCGCTGGCCTGGGTCTGGGTGCGCAACCGCCGCAGCTCGCCCATGCGGCGCCTGCAGGCGCTCACAGTGCTGACCTTGTTCCTGACGTTTGATCTGGTGTTGTTTGGTGCGTTCACGCGCCTCACGGACTCTGGCCTGGGATGCCCCGACTGGCCCGGTTGTTATGGCAGTTCGAGCCCGGTGGGGGCCCGCGCAGAAATATCGGCTGCACAACAGGCGATGCCCACAGGCCCTGTGACCCATGGCAAGGCCTGGGTGGAGATGATTCACCGCTATCTCGCCACCGGCGTGGGCGTGCTCATCATTGTGCTGACGGTGTCATCGTGGGTGCAGCAGCGCCGGGCCTTGCGGGCCGCAGCAGAGACACCACCTCTGAGCCCCTGGTGGCCCACGGTGACGTTGTTGTGGGTGTGCCTTCAAGGGGCCTTTGGTGCGCTCACCGTGACCATGAAGTTGTTCCCGGCCATCGTCACGTTGCATCTGGTCGGGGGTCTGGTCTTGCTGGTGCTGCTGTGTGTACAGGCAGTGCGCCATAGCCATTGGGCGCGAGGCCAGTCACGCACGGCCATATCGCCCAGCCTGCGCCGGGGTCTGGTCTGGACGGGGTTGCTCTTGGCGTTGCAGATCATTTTAGGTGGCTGGGTCAGCACCAACTACGCCGTGCTGGCTTGCACGACCTTCCCCACCTGTCAGGACAGCTGGTGGCCCGCCATGGACTTTGCCCAGGGGTTTCAAATCTGGCGCAAGCTGGGCATGCTGCAAGATGGCAGCCACATCAGCTTTGCAGCACTCACCGCCATCCATTACGTGCATCGCCTGATGGCCTATGTGGTGTTGTTGGCGCTGGGTCTGGTGGTCTGGCGTTTTCGTCGCAGTGGCGTATTGCCCGTGCAGACGCGCTGGCTGGCCGGTTTGGCGCTGCTGCAACTGATCACGGGCTTGTCCAACGTGGTGCTGGACTGGCCTCTGGTGGCCGCCGTGCTGCACACCGGTGGCGCTGCGGCCCTGGTGGTGGTGATGACCTGGGCCGTGGTATCGAGCCGCACGGCGTCCGTGCTTCAAGAGTTTTCCGCGCCATCGGGCGCATCGAGAGTGTCCGCATGA
- the cyoE gene encoding heme o synthase → MQQFYALTKPRVVQLIVFCALIGMVLAVPGLPSAAQLGHMALASAGVWLVAGAAAAFNCIVEQGIDAKMKRTAWRPTAKGELSNTQTLLFSAVLCATGSALLYFWINPLTMWLTFATFVGYAVVYTVILKPLTPQNIVIGGASGAMPPVLGWAAMTNDVGPEALILFLIIFLWTPPHFWALALYRVEDYRKSGLPMLPVTHGNEFTRLQVFLYTLILFAGCLMPFVYSMSHEIYLVAAVLLSAGFCGYAFALWRNYSDALARKTFRFSLIHLSLLFAAMLVDHYAKPYLT, encoded by the coding sequence TTGCAACAGTTTTATGCGCTGACCAAGCCCCGCGTGGTGCAACTCATTGTTTTCTGTGCCCTGATCGGCATGGTGCTGGCGGTGCCCGGTTTGCCCTCTGCGGCCCAACTGGGCCATATGGCATTGGCCAGTGCAGGGGTGTGGCTGGTGGCGGGTGCCGCTGCTGCGTTCAACTGTATCGTTGAGCAGGGTATCGATGCGAAGATGAAACGCACGGCCTGGCGACCCACCGCAAAAGGGGAGTTGTCCAACACCCAGACGCTGCTGTTCTCTGCCGTGTTGTGCGCCACGGGTTCTGCGCTGCTGTACTTCTGGATCAACCCGCTGACCATGTGGCTCACGTTTGCCACCTTTGTGGGCTACGCCGTGGTCTACACCGTGATCCTCAAGCCCCTGACACCCCAGAACATCGTGATTGGCGGCGCCTCGGGGGCCATGCCGCCGGTGCTGGGCTGGGCAGCTATGACTAACGACGTGGGGCCAGAGGCACTCATCCTCTTTCTCATCATCTTTTTGTGGACACCACCGCACTTCTGGGCGCTGGCCCTGTACCGGGTGGAGGACTACCGCAAGTCTGGCTTGCCCATGCTGCCCGTCACGCATGGCAACGAGTTCACGCGGTTGCAGGTCTTTCTGTACACCCTGATCTTGTTTGCTGGGTGCTTGATGCCGTTTGTGTACAGCATGAGCCACGAGATTTATCTGGTCGCGGCCGTGTTACTGAGCGCCGGTTTTTGCGGCTACGCTTTTGCACTTTGGCGAAACTACTCAGACGCGCTTGCACGAAAGACCTTTCGTTTTTCACTGATTCATCTGAGTTTGTTGTTTGCAGCGATGCTCGTGGATCACTATGCCAAGCCTTATCTGACATGA